Proteins encoded by one window of Tunturibacter psychrotolerans:
- a CDS encoding alpha-ketoacid dehydrogenase subunit alpha/beta: MARQSGSSVQESKKVAASVAESSLTREQLVEFYRLMYLSRRTDDREIVLKRQQKIFFQISCAGHEALLVAAGMALKPGYDWFFPYYRDRAICLTLGNTVEEQLLQAVGAADDTASGGRQMPSHWSSRKLNIVSPSSSTATQCLHAVGCAEAGRFFTKHPEAAKKHDGDYREFKDVKFHGDEVVYVSIGEGSTSQGEFWESLNTASNGKLPVLYVVEDNGYAISTPVEVNTPGGNISKLVANFPNFHFAEIDGTDPIASYKAMVEAVAYCRSGKGPALVHGHVIRPYSHSLSDDERLYRSVEELDADAARDPISRMQMWLLREGILDADGINKLERQVDEEVQRAADRAVMATLPTVASITKHVYSEDLSSQDMRFATEPKPTADATERTMADLINCCLKDEMRRDERVVVFGEDVADATRDGALRAGKIKGKGGVFKLTAGLQTEFGSDRCWNSPLAEANITGRAIGMAVRGMKPVVEIQFFDYIWPAMHQMRNELSLVRWRSNGDFSCPLVMRVPIGGYLTGGSIYHSQSGESIFTHTPGVRVVMPSNALDAIGLLRTAIRCDDPVLFLEHKRLYRETFGRAAYPGPDYCIPFGKAKIVRPGKDVTVLTYGAVVPRALQAAQKLHRDKGVDVELIDLRSLTPYDWEAIAESVKKTNRVIVAHEDMLSWGYGAEIAARIGDELFHDLDAPVRRVAAMDTFVAYQPLLEDAILPQPEDLYRAMAELAAF, from the coding sequence ATGGCAAGACAGTCTGGATCCAGTGTGCAGGAGAGCAAAAAGGTGGCAGCAAGCGTGGCGGAGAGTTCGCTGACGCGCGAGCAGTTGGTGGAGTTCTATCGACTGATGTATCTGTCGCGGCGCACGGATGATCGCGAGATTGTTTTGAAGCGGCAGCAGAAGATTTTTTTTCAGATCTCTTGTGCGGGGCATGAGGCGCTGCTGGTTGCTGCGGGTATGGCGCTGAAGCCTGGGTATGACTGGTTTTTTCCTTACTATCGGGATCGGGCGATTTGCTTGACGCTGGGCAACACGGTGGAGGAGCAGTTGCTGCAAGCTGTGGGTGCAGCGGATGACACGGCGAGCGGCGGCCGGCAGATGCCTTCGCACTGGTCGAGCAGAAAGTTGAATATTGTTTCGCCTTCTTCGTCGACTGCTACTCAGTGTCTGCACGCAGTTGGATGCGCGGAAGCCGGAAGATTTTTCACGAAGCATCCCGAAGCTGCGAAGAAGCATGATGGGGACTATCGCGAATTTAAGGATGTGAAGTTCCATGGCGATGAAGTTGTTTATGTTTCGATCGGTGAGGGTTCGACGAGTCAGGGAGAGTTCTGGGAGTCGTTGAATACGGCTTCGAATGGGAAGCTGCCAGTGTTGTATGTGGTCGAAGACAACGGGTATGCGATCTCGACGCCGGTGGAGGTGAATACACCAGGAGGAAACATCTCGAAGCTGGTGGCGAATTTTCCCAACTTTCACTTTGCGGAGATTGATGGGACCGATCCGATTGCGAGTTATAAGGCGATGGTGGAGGCGGTGGCTTATTGCCGGTCGGGTAAAGGGCCTGCGCTGGTGCATGGGCATGTCATTCGGCCTTATTCGCACTCGCTGAGCGATGATGAGAGGCTGTACCGGTCGGTAGAGGAGTTGGACGCGGATGCAGCGCGGGATCCGATTTCGCGGATGCAGATGTGGCTACTGCGCGAGGGGATTCTGGATGCAGATGGGATCAACAAGCTGGAGCGGCAGGTGGATGAAGAGGTGCAGCGGGCGGCCGATCGTGCGGTGATGGCGACGCTGCCGACTGTCGCTTCGATTACGAAACATGTTTATTCCGAGGATTTGAGTTCGCAGGATATGCGGTTTGCGACGGAGCCGAAGCCGACGGCGGATGCGACGGAGCGGACGATGGCGGACCTGATCAACTGCTGTCTGAAGGACGAGATGCGGCGGGATGAGCGAGTGGTGGTGTTTGGCGAGGATGTGGCCGATGCTACTCGCGATGGAGCGCTGCGGGCGGGAAAGATCAAGGGCAAGGGCGGAGTGTTCAAGCTGACGGCGGGACTGCAGACGGAGTTTGGCAGTGATCGCTGCTGGAATTCACCGCTGGCCGAGGCGAATATTACGGGCCGTGCGATTGGGATGGCGGTGCGTGGGATGAAGCCGGTGGTGGAGATTCAGTTCTTCGACTACATCTGGCCGGCGATGCACCAGATGCGCAATGAGCTTTCGTTGGTGCGGTGGCGTTCGAATGGCGACTTCAGTTGCCCGCTGGTGATGCGAGTGCCGATTGGCGGTTATCTGACGGGTGGGTCGATCTATCATTCCCAGTCGGGTGAGAGCATCTTTACGCATACGCCGGGGGTGCGGGTAGTGATGCCGTCGAATGCTCTGGACGCAATTGGACTGCTGCGGACGGCGATTCGTTGCGACGATCCGGTGTTGTTTCTCGAGCACAAGCGGCTGTATCGCGAGACGTTTGGGAGGGCGGCTTATCCAGGGCCGGACTATTGCATTCCGTTTGGGAAGGCGAAGATTGTCCGGCCGGGGAAGGATGTGACCGTGTTGACGTATGGTGCGGTCGTGCCACGGGCGCTGCAGGCGGCACAGAAGCTGCATCGCGATAAAGGTGTGGATGTCGAGCTGATCGATCTGCGGAGCCTGACTCCTTATGACTGGGAGGCGATTGCGGAGAGCGTGAAGAAGACCAACCGCGTGATCGTGGCGCATGAGGATATGTTGAGCTGGGGGTATGGTGCGGAGATCGCGGCGCGGATCGGGGATGAACTGTTTCATGATCTCGATGCTCCGGTAAGACGCGTGGCAGCGATGGATACGTTTGTTGCGTATCAGCCGTTGTTGGAGGATGCGATTTTGCCGCAGCCTGAGGATTTGTATCGGGCGATGGCAGAGTTGGCAGCGTTTTAA
- a CDS encoding DUF1800 domain-containing protein, producing the protein MRSGWKPAGLFFDGTRILISGVLCVLMVEQPMVAAAASKKAVVPAVQQIQADQRVLHALNRFTFGPRPGDVAAVQAVGVKAWFERQLNPLSIDDSALEARLEMFPAMQMEQAELMQRYPSPAVLRQMIAKNEPLPNDPVEHAIYADQIAFYKVAKAKKEAEQAAAGKNDDGMAVASDGSMAKSAEEIKSNAALPGDGVDPATPAMATHEEQFYSGLDAVKVINLPPDQRMQRILAMPPEELVRFRKSLSRSELLVAAGGLSPMQRETLAALQGSPRMVGAELLETRMLRDIYSERRLEAVMTDFWLNHFNVYLKKNQTEPFLLPAYERDVIRPHALGKFEDLLVATAKSPAMLMYLDNWQSIGPDSMAAKNGGKFAKVVTNPQVKQALKDRGLNENYARELMELHTLGVQCEASADRPMRMLDRTCGRGYTQQDVTQVAEVLTGWTIDQPNRSGTYRFEERRHEPGSKTVLGKKIGESGEAEGLEVLHMLATSPATAQFISTKLAVRFVSDTPPLALVDRMAKAYLSSGGDIKTVLRTMFDSPEFWSPEVYRAKVKTPEEFVVSAVRASGAEVTTAIPLFQALEKLGMPLYGMQTPNGYSWMAEPWVNSGDLVNRMNFAVSLSNDRVVGVETDWARLLRESGSLSAGVSAAEKERKLEAVLLGQAVSDRTRDTVLAQFQDQAMQQQAEKSFGIKANEQEPMAQVLNASSPKRVRPPFDREAAGIAGLLLGSPEFQRR; encoded by the coding sequence ATGCGATCGGGATGGAAACCTGCCGGACTTTTTTTCGATGGCACTCGGATTTTGATTTCGGGCGTGTTGTGTGTGTTGATGGTGGAGCAGCCGATGGTGGCGGCTGCGGCTTCGAAGAAGGCTGTGGTGCCTGCGGTGCAGCAGATTCAGGCAGACCAGCGGGTCCTGCACGCGCTAAACCGATTTACCTTCGGGCCACGGCCGGGCGATGTAGCGGCGGTGCAGGCGGTTGGGGTGAAGGCTTGGTTTGAGCGGCAGTTGAATCCGTTGAGCATCGATGATTCTGCGCTGGAAGCTCGGCTGGAGATGTTTCCGGCGATGCAGATGGAGCAGGCCGAGTTGATGCAGCGATATCCGAGCCCGGCGGTGTTGCGGCAGATGATTGCGAAGAACGAGCCGCTCCCGAACGATCCTGTGGAACATGCGATCTATGCGGATCAGATTGCGTTTTATAAGGTGGCAAAGGCAAAGAAGGAGGCCGAGCAGGCTGCGGCGGGTAAGAACGATGATGGAATGGCCGTGGCGAGCGATGGCTCGATGGCGAAGAGTGCGGAGGAGATAAAGAGCAACGCGGCGTTGCCAGGGGATGGGGTGGATCCGGCGACGCCGGCGATGGCTACGCACGAGGAGCAGTTTTATTCGGGGTTGGATGCGGTGAAGGTGATTAATCTGCCGCCGGACCAGAGGATGCAGCGGATTCTGGCGATGCCGCCGGAGGAGTTGGTGCGGTTTCGGAAGAGTTTGAGCAGGAGTGAGCTGTTGGTGGCCGCGGGGGGTCTGTCGCCGATGCAGCGCGAGACGCTAGCTGCACTGCAGGGTTCGCCGCGAATGGTTGGGGCGGAGTTGCTCGAGACGCGGATGCTTCGGGACATCTATAGCGAACGGCGGTTGGAGGCGGTGATGACCGACTTCTGGCTGAATCACTTCAATGTGTATCTCAAGAAGAATCAAACTGAGCCGTTTTTGTTGCCCGCCTACGAACGGGATGTGATTCGTCCGCATGCGCTGGGTAAATTTGAGGATTTGCTGGTGGCGACGGCGAAGAGCCCGGCGATGTTGATGTACCTGGACAACTGGCAGAGCATTGGGCCGGATTCGATGGCGGCGAAGAATGGCGGGAAGTTTGCGAAGGTTGTAACGAACCCTCAGGTGAAGCAGGCGCTGAAAGACCGCGGGCTGAATGAGAATTACGCAAGGGAGTTGATGGAGCTGCATACGTTGGGTGTGCAGTGCGAGGCGAGCGCGGATCGTCCGATGAGAATGCTGGATAGGACGTGTGGGCGCGGTTATACGCAGCAGGATGTGACGCAGGTGGCTGAGGTTCTGACGGGTTGGACGATTGATCAGCCGAATCGGAGTGGGACGTACCGGTTTGAAGAACGGCGTCATGAACCGGGTTCGAAGACGGTACTTGGGAAGAAGATTGGGGAGAGTGGTGAGGCTGAGGGGCTGGAGGTGCTGCATATGTTGGCGACCAGTCCGGCTACGGCCCAGTTTATTTCGACGAAGCTGGCGGTGCGGTTTGTGAGCGATACTCCTCCGCTGGCGTTGGTGGATCGGATGGCGAAGGCATATCTCTCGAGTGGTGGAGATATCAAAACTGTGTTGCGGACAATGTTCGATTCGCCGGAGTTCTGGTCGCCGGAGGTTTACAGGGCTAAGGTGAAGACGCCGGAGGAGTTTGTGGTGTCGGCCGTGCGTGCGAGCGGGGCGGAGGTGACGACGGCGATTCCGCTGTTCCAGGCGCTTGAGAAGCTGGGGATGCCGTTGTACGGGATGCAGACACCGAATGGGTATAGCTGGATGGCGGAGCCGTGGGTGAACTCGGGGGATCTGGTGAACCGGATGAACTTTGCGGTGTCGTTGAGCAATGATCGCGTTGTTGGGGTGGAGACGGATTGGGCGCGGTTGCTTAGGGAGTCGGGGTCTTTGTCTGCTGGAGTCTCTGCTGCTGAGAAAGAGAGGAAGCTGGAAGCTGTGTTGCTTGGCCAAGCGGTGAGCGATCGCACGAGGGATACGGTGTTGGCGCAGTTTCAGGATCAAGCGATGCAACAGCAGGCGGAGAAGAGTTTTGGAATCAAAGCAAATGAGCAGGAGCCAATGGCGCAGGTGTTGAACGCCAGTTCGCCGAAGCGGGTACGGCCGCCGTTTGATCGAGAGGCTGCGGGGATTGCCGGTTTGTTGCTGGGTTCACCGGAGTTTCAGAGGCGTTAG
- a CDS encoding DUF1501 domain-containing protein → MANMKNMADQSDWGCDLHGRDAARRGVTRRGFMKGGALALIGTSTIPAFLSRSVLAEVTTAAANKKKLVVLFQRGAVDGLNVVVPYKEKNYYAMRPSIAIQEKDVLDLNGFFGLHPAMTAFKPLYEQGHLAIVQAAGSPDTTRSHFDAQDYMESGTPGVKTTEDGWLNRALQAESLTGKPSAFRAVALGTQVPRTLQGKIPAIALNNLADFSVAGKGPQTSPISNAFQAMYDESSDAVLHGTGQETFEAVKMLKSADPSRYQPAAGAVYPNTPFGNSLKQVAQLMKANLGVEAAFSDIGGWDTHQNQGNVNGQLANRLKEFSETIAAFWKDMGDDAENVTLVTMSEFGRTARQNGTGGTDHGHANVMFVLGGRVKGGRVYGKWPGLAEEQLNEGRDLTVTTDFRRVLGEAAYKTLGAKNLELMFPGAQVRPSDFLNFS, encoded by the coding sequence ATGGCGAACATGAAGAATATGGCGGATCAGAGCGACTGGGGATGCGATCTTCATGGGCGGGACGCAGCACGACGTGGAGTGACGCGGCGTGGGTTTATGAAGGGTGGGGCACTTGCGCTGATCGGGACTTCAACGATTCCCGCGTTTTTGTCGCGGAGCGTTCTGGCCGAGGTGACGACTGCTGCGGCGAATAAGAAGAAGCTTGTTGTTCTGTTTCAGCGAGGCGCGGTGGATGGGTTGAACGTTGTAGTGCCCTACAAGGAGAAGAACTACTATGCGATGCGGCCTTCGATCGCGATTCAGGAGAAGGACGTTCTGGATTTGAATGGATTTTTTGGTCTGCATCCAGCGATGACCGCGTTCAAGCCGCTGTATGAGCAAGGGCATCTCGCGATTGTGCAGGCGGCGGGATCGCCTGATACTACGCGGTCGCACTTCGATGCGCAGGATTATATGGAGAGCGGTACGCCTGGTGTGAAGACTACGGAGGATGGATGGTTGAATCGCGCGCTGCAGGCGGAGAGTTTGACGGGGAAGCCGTCGGCGTTTCGTGCGGTGGCGCTGGGGACCCAGGTGCCGAGAACGCTGCAGGGAAAGATTCCGGCGATTGCGTTAAATAATCTGGCGGATTTTTCTGTCGCTGGAAAGGGACCGCAGACCTCGCCGATCAGCAATGCGTTTCAGGCGATGTATGACGAGAGCTCGGATGCGGTGCTGCATGGGACCGGACAGGAGACCTTTGAGGCGGTGAAGATGCTGAAGTCTGCGGACCCATCCAGATATCAACCGGCGGCTGGAGCGGTTTATCCGAATACTCCGTTTGGGAATAGTTTGAAGCAGGTGGCGCAATTGATGAAGGCGAACCTGGGAGTGGAGGCTGCATTCTCCGACATCGGAGGTTGGGATACGCACCAGAACCAGGGGAACGTGAATGGGCAGCTGGCGAATCGACTGAAGGAGTTCTCGGAGACGATTGCGGCGTTCTGGAAGGATATGGGAGACGACGCGGAGAACGTGACGCTGGTGACGATGTCGGAGTTTGGGAGAACAGCACGGCAGAATGGAACCGGTGGTACCGACCATGGACATGCGAATGTGATGTTTGTGCTCGGCGGCAGGGTGAAGGGGGGCAGGGTTTATGGGAAGTGGCCCGGGCTTGCGGAGGAGCAATTGAACGAAGGAAGGGATCTGACGGTGACGACGGACTTCCGGCGGGTGTTGGGTGAGGCGGCGTACAAAACTCTTGGCGCGAAAAATCTTGAGTTGATGTTTCCGGGAGCGCAGGTTCGTCCGAGTGATTTTTTGAACTTCTCGTAG
- a CDS encoding DoxX family protein, translating into MTKWLNSLQPIGALLMRLILGVSMTVFGYEKVHPVSALHHYAHYVTTLGLPYWLGYVSAYTEFVGGILLVLGLFTRLIAFLIGVNMLVAFATVGIHHDFDFYGYILALAVLAIMLFFYGAGAMALDRKIGFA; encoded by the coding sequence ATGACGAAATGGCTTAACAGCCTGCAACCTATTGGCGCGCTTCTCATGCGTCTGATCCTCGGCGTCTCCATGACGGTCTTCGGGTATGAGAAGGTTCACCCAGTCAGCGCCCTGCACCACTACGCTCACTACGTCACCACTCTCGGCCTACCTTACTGGCTCGGATACGTCTCCGCCTACACCGAATTTGTCGGCGGCATTCTCCTCGTTTTGGGCCTATTCACCCGGCTGATTGCGTTTTTGATTGGAGTCAATATGCTGGTAGCCTTTGCCACCGTCGGCATCCATCACGACTTCGATTTCTACGGCTACATCCTCGCCCTCGCCGTCCTGGCCATCATGCTCTTCTTTTACGGCGCCGGAGCGATGGCCCTCGATCGCAAGATCGGATTCGCCTGA
- a CDS encoding alpha/beta hydrolase, with product MPRPTPKPSKHTPPTSAPPEVVSPVWLVKAIAVTIVVALLCGYLTFCLLFYQGQWQLVLHPTRTSTAPASIAGIPYQLIHFDPDESATPQLTGWWIPASPGARYSNTTILFLPAGDGSLADSSTLLANLHNIGLNVFAFDYRGYGQSASTRPSQQNMTRDADSAWQYLTNSRAIPEQQIIPYGTGVGASLATQLAVDHSKIPALILDAPHADLLELAQHDTRSRLIPLSLLFHENFPLATPLATLKTLKLLLSRTSATDQSYRTAADPKVTVELSTLSDPLFNQSLTRFLDQYLPASSPQLVPSAAPVR from the coding sequence ATGCCCCGCCCCACTCCGAAGCCAAGCAAACACACCCCGCCAACCAGCGCTCCACCTGAAGTCGTCAGCCCCGTCTGGCTCGTGAAAGCCATTGCGGTCACCATTGTCGTGGCTCTCCTCTGCGGCTACCTAACCTTTTGCCTGCTCTTCTATCAAGGCCAATGGCAGCTGGTCCTACACCCCACTCGCACCTCAACCGCTCCAGCCTCCATCGCAGGCATACCCTACCAACTCATCCATTTCGACCCGGACGAATCCGCAACTCCCCAGCTTACCGGATGGTGGATTCCGGCCTCTCCCGGCGCGCGCTATTCCAACACCACCATCCTCTTCCTCCCCGCTGGAGACGGCTCCCTCGCCGACTCCAGTACTCTTCTCGCCAACCTCCACAACATCGGCCTCAACGTCTTCGCCTTTGACTACCGTGGCTACGGCCAGAGCGCCTCAACCCGACCCAGCCAGCAAAATATGACCCGCGACGCTGACTCCGCCTGGCAGTACCTCACGAACTCCCGCGCCATCCCCGAGCAACAAATCATCCCCTACGGAACTGGCGTCGGAGCCTCTCTCGCCACTCAACTCGCGGTCGATCACTCGAAAATTCCCGCCCTAATCCTCGACGCCCCCCATGCTGATCTCCTTGAACTGGCCCAGCACGACACCCGATCCCGCCTTATCCCACTCAGCCTTCTCTTCCACGAAAACTTCCCCCTCGCCACGCCCCTCGCCACCCTCAAAACCTTAAAGCTTCTCCTCTCCCGCACCTCTGCCACCGACCAAAGCTACCGCACCGCCGCCGATCCAAAAGTCACTGTAGAGCTCTCCACCCTCTCCGACCCTCTCTTCAATCAAAGCCTCACCCGCTTTCTCGATCAATATCTCCCCGCATCCTCTCCCCAACTCGTACCTTCCGCGGCACCCGTCCGCTAA
- a CDS encoding Rieske (2Fe-2S) protein: MAQWVRLCGLAEAPPVGRVMEAEVEGVAVCLANVNGELSALDNVCPHRQGPLGQGWIEGEAVVCPWHSWAFHVKTGLAEYPAHERVEVFPLRVEGGDVLVDIE; encoded by the coding sequence GTGGCGCAGTGGGTGAGGTTGTGTGGGTTGGCGGAGGCTCCGCCGGTGGGACGAGTGATGGAGGCCGAGGTCGAGGGTGTTGCGGTTTGCCTGGCGAATGTGAATGGGGAGTTATCGGCGCTGGATAACGTGTGTCCGCATCGGCAGGGGCCGCTTGGGCAGGGTTGGATTGAGGGTGAGGCGGTGGTTTGTCCGTGGCATTCGTGGGCGTTCCATGTGAAGACGGGATTGGCGGAGTATCCGGCGCATGAGCGGGTGGAGGTGTTTCCGCTGCGGGTGGAGGGTGGGGACGTTCTGGTGGACATCGAGTAA
- the carA gene encoding glutamine-hydrolyzing carbamoyl-phosphate synthase small subunit, protein MQAILALEDGRVFRGKSFGARVERSGEVVFNTSLTGYQEIFTDPSYAGQIVVLTNPHIGNYGTTPSDAESKKPFIEGLVTREFSPMSSNWRSTQVADEYLERYGVPVIAEIDTRAVVRHLRANGVMRGVIASAENLDVDALVAKARAIKKMEGTDLASIVSTKVAYEWDSNEPKNQTGDTLLTPAVEGDAKQMHVVAYDFGIKENILRMLTRENCRVTVVPAKTSAKDVLAMEPDGVFFSNGPGDPEPLEYAQENIRALQGKTPMFGICLGHQLFGLALGGKTYKLKFGHHGGNHPIMNHQTGKVEITAQNHNFNVDPDSLPDDVEKTHTNLNDQTLAGLKHKTDPMFSVQYHPEASPGPHDSHYLFKDFRKMMEEFKK, encoded by the coding sequence ATGCAGGCAATACTGGCGCTAGAAGATGGGCGCGTTTTTCGGGGTAAGAGTTTTGGCGCGCGAGTGGAACGCTCGGGCGAGGTGGTCTTCAATACATCACTAACCGGCTATCAGGAGATCTTCACCGATCCCTCTTACGCGGGTCAGATCGTGGTTTTGACAAATCCACATATTGGGAACTATGGGACGACGCCAAGCGATGCGGAGTCGAAGAAGCCGTTTATTGAAGGCCTGGTGACGCGTGAGTTTTCGCCGATGAGCTCGAACTGGCGTTCGACGCAGGTGGCGGATGAGTATCTTGAGCGCTATGGGGTGCCGGTGATCGCTGAGATCGATACGCGAGCTGTGGTGCGGCATCTTCGGGCGAATGGCGTGATGCGTGGCGTGATTGCATCGGCAGAAAATCTTGACGTGGATGCGCTGGTGGCGAAGGCGCGGGCGATCAAGAAGATGGAAGGCACTGACCTCGCGAGCATCGTGAGTACGAAGGTTGCTTATGAGTGGGATTCGAATGAGCCGAAGAATCAGACGGGCGATACGCTGCTGACGCCTGCGGTTGAGGGCGATGCGAAGCAGATGCACGTGGTCGCGTATGACTTTGGGATCAAGGAAAATATTCTTCGAATGCTGACGCGGGAGAACTGCCGCGTGACGGTGGTTCCGGCGAAGACCTCGGCGAAAGATGTGCTGGCGATGGAGCCGGATGGCGTGTTCTTCTCGAATGGGCCGGGGGATCCGGAGCCGCTGGAATATGCGCAGGAGAATATTCGCGCGTTGCAGGGAAAAACTCCGATGTTCGGAATTTGCCTGGGGCATCAGCTGTTTGGGCTGGCGCTGGGCGGGAAGACTTATAAGTTGAAGTTCGGTCACCACGGTGGAAATCACCCGATCATGAATCATCAGACGGGGAAGGTTGAGATTACTGCGCAGAATCACAACTTCAATGTGGATCCTGATTCGCTCCCGGACGATGTGGAGAAGACGCATACGAACTTGAACGATCAGACGCTGGCGGGCCTGAAGCATAAGACTGATCCGATGTTCAGCGTGCAATACCATCCTGAGGCTAGCCCTGGGCCGCATGACTCGCACTATCTCTTCAAGGATTTTCGGAAGATGATGGAAGAGTTCAAAAAATAG